gaccaacacagtccgaggatgtgcttggggcagcccacaagcattGCTGTGCTTCCAGCaacagcatagcatgcccacaacttaccaacccagACCTGTACGTGTCTgaaatgtggcaggaaactgcaACAACTGGAGAAAACCcaaatggtcacagggagaacatacaaactccttacagatagtggcaggaattTAACCGTGATCTTCTGCAAAGCTATGCTTCAGTGCCACAATTggcaaattccaaagattcatcttCAGAGAATAAAGAGCCTCATTTTTATCTTAAAGGGTGACTGCTTACTCTACAATCTGTCTCTAGTTAAAAACATCCAGACAAGAGGAAGTATTGTTTCAACAACACCCATCCACCAGAAACTTGTCAGGCTCACTAAAATTACCTCTATTTCTTCCAGACTTAACTATAGCCACAATCTGCTCAGCCCCTCTTCAAACATCAACCTTGTCACCCTGAACTTCCTCCAatgcacatcctttcctagagaCCAAAAACTGAACAGATGACATCCGGTGTGGTCTGGCTACAGTCCCAGAGAGATGCACCAAGGCTCCTCTATTTATAGTGCTGTGGGACCGTCcgactgtgggaggggcagtccTGAGGGAGCACTACACTTGTGAGAGGGACGGCTGTGAGGGAGGGCAGTAAGGAAGAGCCGCAACTCGGGAGTGGCGGCACAGAGGGAGTGTCCTGTCGGGGTAGTGAGGGGCGACCGGAGTCGGAGAGCGCGGTACCAGGAGGCGGTCGCAGGGGCCGACAGCACCAAAGGCTGCTTGCTGCCCGTTCGGCTGTTGTAGACTCGCAGGCCGACCGGGTGGCTGTCCTCAGCTCCGCCGCGACCGCAGGAGCCAGGCCGCTCTTGCTGCGAGCTCCGAGCCGGATCTCCGCTCACGGAGCACCGCAGACGCCTAGGTGCAGCGCTCCAACGCCAACGACCAAGCAGGCTCCTCATTGCGCTACCGCGGCTCAGGCCGCGCGGGGGCGGAACAATAAACGGGAAAAGGCGTGGCAATCCGGCGGAAATGGGTGTGTCTACGTGGCCCCGCCCACACCGTGTGTCAATCAGCCTGTCTGACAGACGGAGGCTGCGACAAGCAGTGGGCTGTGGGGTAGGGACGTGAGGGGGAAGGGTGTGAAGTCggaggggaaggaggtggggatgCCTTCTAAGGAGGTCTGTGTCACTGAGAGTTATGAGTTATCGGCAGTCATGTCCCGGGAAAACATTTCAAAACTCTAGCAACCGGCAGCTCCCATAGCAACGGAGGCGCCCTTCCTCTACCTCACGATCGGAGGAAAAATACAGCAATGACCTTTCAACCGCGGCTCTCTGCCCGCACATTTTAAATGTGTCCCGCTCGTGGCGCACAGCCTGCTGGACTTGTAGTCTAAAGTACTCCGGGTGACAGCGAGCGCTGGGTGATTGAGACTCCAGATCCCAGATGACACTGCGACGGACATGCGTATTCCATACCACCGGCTGTTGACGGCTCCTATTTACGTGGGCGGACCGAATGAGACCTAGCTCCCGCCGCCTGCGCCTGCCGATTGGTGAAATCCTTCCCTTCACTCGGCAATGGTTACAGCTAATAGGGTGTATGGTGCTGCCAATCACTAATTAAAGTGCGGCATCTGTCAAGAGCTTCGGTGGAGATGAATAGAAAACACATACGTTGGATCCCAATTGACAGAGGACTTTACGAAACATGTGCCTGCCAAATGTGACAGCTAAAATAAATAGTTGGAAAGACAATTGTCAGATGGGCACGAGCAGTGGCGGGCGCTCAGAGACGTCACAATACTATGCAAATGAGGACCGCCGGCGCGCATGCGTGCTGTCCTCTCGAGTGTTTCCCAAGTGTTTCAAACTGGGTTCGCTGTTTCCACGTTGGATTCAAAGCCCCGGGATTGGGATCGGACTGTGTAGGGGTAGAGGGGCACTGAGGCCAAGGAGGCTGTACCCACACTCGCCGATGTAAGGGGAGAGCTCTCCAGTCCACGCCTCGCTCTGTCCCGGCAGTGTCTTTTCaaatttgcttgtttattttttcCTAAAAGAGAAAGGCGGAGTGAGCGAGAGTGAGGGGCTGAGGCTTGCACCGTGTGAGCGAACGAGTGTGGCCCAAGGAAAGTCCGTCTGTTCCCCTCCCCTATTGCCCCAACAAATAACAAATGTAGCTTGCAAGATGCTGAGTCCTGCGAACGGGGAGCAGCTGCACGCTGTGAACTATGTGGAGGACTATCTGGATTCAATCGAGTCTCTGCCTTTCGATCTTCAGAGGAACGTTTCTCTGATGAGGGAAATCGATGCTAAATACCAAGGTAGGAACTGGGGTGCGAGCCGGCTCCCATCAAACCGCTGCAGCACTGGGGCGGGCCGAACAAAAGAGCCGCTCCAGCACTCAGCCATTTTGGCAGAAAGAGGAATAAATGTCTGACAGTCAGCGACGCAGGAGAGTAGTGAACAGACAGCTCGACCGGGTTTGGGAGCCGGGCAGCGGGCGGGCGGGGAAGAGACCGAAGGGTCCCCTTTTCTCTGCTTGGGACCCCAAGGCTGCTCTCCCTCAGTGAGTCTTCTTGAACGGGGCTGAAAGAGTGTCGGCAGGCGACGATCGCAGCCTCTACTCGACCCATCTCCTGTATCCAGTTCCCCGGCCGGCGTCGAGGCAACTGCTCCATGGTAAAGGGGCCTATCGGAGGGGGCGGATGTGTGCGCAGAGTTGCGGATAACGGGCAGTAGGAAGGGGTGGCTTGGCAGCTGGGTGTGTGCAACGGGTCCGAGCACAGAGCGCGGAATCAGCTTGTTCCAAGCGGCGCCGCCGCGCTAAGCAGCCGCCTCGCTGCGGCCTTAGTTATAGTCCTGTCCTCATTAGCATAAACTCACCTCCTCCATGTTCATTGGCTGCCACTTGTTTCCTTGTTGGTTGCTGCTTGTCTTCTGATAAGTAGATGACGCTGCCGATCTTTAAGGAGGTGGGGTCAACTGAACGGCACGAGTTTGTGATAGGCTGTCGGTTGTGCCTGTCACTGAGAGAGACGATTCGCTTTTGATAGGTTGTATTGGTTGTCAGTCACTGTAGTCACCCAGTTGCACGCAGAGGAAACGCAGGCGGCCCATGCGCGCATCCGAGAGGCAGTTGCAACCGTCAGTCATTGGCTCAGGGGCGCGGTCAACGGAGCGTCCTTTGATTGGGTAACCTGAATGCCAATCATGGGGAAGATTGCAATTTGAGGACGTATATGCTAATCAGTTGCCCCGCGGGAAGGTTTCTGCTTTCTCATTGACTACTGCTTTGCAGACCTTGACAATGATTGGTCGAAGGCCATGCCCGTCAGTCTGGTGGGTGTATTTCGCCGGCCTCTTGTTTATTCTCCATTTTAGGTCTTTTTGCTTAGCTGAAAAATCCTGGTTGTCTGGCGTCGGCGCGTTATCTCCTGTTTCTTATTCCCGGTTCTGGGTTCTGGGTCCTGGGTCCTGGGTCTCGGGCCCCTGGTCCTGTCGGTCTTCCCAAAGGTGGGCAGCCGGATACGTGAATCTTGTTACTTGTGGTGGTCCTTTCTCCCACTGAGTGAGCCCGGAGGGCCGGGGAGAGGATGGTAGCTCCTGGGTTATTTATAACTGTACGAGTTACTAATACAAACAGTGAGAAGTGTGGCTTAAATAAACGTTAGTCCTTTCGGGAATGttcgtgggaggggggagtttaCAGTCGGGCCATAAGGAGAGGTCATAGTTTTTAAATTGTTTTGAAAAGTCGTTAGTGGAGGCAACATAAAATCTCAGTACATTACTGGCGAACTTAAACCTATCTCAACAGAGGGAAAATACTCAGCAAATTAAAGGAGGTAAATGCTGAGCAGACCTCATCACCAGCATCCTCGAGTCTGGAAGTTTTCCCCTGAAACTTTCTGCATCCCAGAAAGATCCCATTCAATTGGAAAATGTAAGGTCGCTATTTAAGAAAGCGGGCAAACAAAAGCACGAAACGATAGGCCATTTTGCCGACCTGTCACTGGGAAGATGCAGGAATTTGTTaataatatagaacagtacatgcCCTTCAGCCACAATTAATTGAAactcctagcaacacacacaaaatttagcaggccaggtagcacctatggaataAAGTGAACAGtggaagtttcgggctgagacccttcatcaggactggagagggaaaaaaaaagataaattagaagaccttgtacttcttcctcaccgtgatctaacttctcatctttttttccagtcctggtgaaggaccTCGTCCCGAAACGtggaccgtttactcttttccgtagatgctgcctggcctgctgggttcctgcagcgttcagtgtgtgatgctcagatttccagcatctgcagattttctttgaaCTAAAATTCTTAACAAGACTAATCCCATTCacctacacaacgtccatatctCTCTGTCCTCTACTTGTCCGCGTGCTGGTCTGAACCTCTGTCCTGCGTTTAGTGTAACGCTTTACGACGCCAGCGGTAAGgtctgagttcaattcctgcagctgtctgtaaggacattttccctgtgaccgtgtgttttgtgcaggtgctccagcttcctcccacattctgaaaagGATGAGTAAAGTTGTGGGCGTACACTGGAAATGGAAGCATGGcaacgcttgtgggctgccccagcacatcttggactgtgttggtcattgacactaacgatgcatttcactctgtgtttcaacgtacgtgtgacaaataaagctaatctcttgttatttatttgtctccaccaccattgctggcagcacattccagtccCACCACCAatctgtggggggaaaaaaaacttgcctcgtACTTCAAAGAAAATTCCAGGGGATTTAGAAAATGATACAACAAAAATAGGTCAAAGTGGTTTTGTAAAAGGGAGATTCTGTCCAGTTCCTTGGTGTTCTTTGGGCAACAAATGGAATGTACAAAGAAGGGCCAGTATATTTGAATTTCTAGAAGGCATTTGATACCGTTCTAAGTGAACTGCACAAGAGTGTAATGTCAGTTAATTTATTCACACAGATAGGGTAACCCAGAGGCAAAtagaaaaagttcaaagtacattgacAATCGAAGAATgagtactatatacaaccttgaggtttgtctccttacaggcagccacaaagcaaagaaacccaacagagcCCAGTAAAAAAAGTTAGATCAGACCAAGAGTTTGGACAAGTGTTTAAGCTACACCTTGTGTGAAACCACAGGTGTCAATGCTCAACTTTCAATCATGTATAATTTTTATTAAACCTTTGATGAAAGGACTAAAGACAAGTTTGCAGGCAAGTTTGTTGATGGTACAGAGTTGTAAAAGGGAGATTCTGTGGGTTGTGAGGATTAACATGAAGCCTGCAGGAGGATGTGGGTATAGTCTGGAAAAATGTGAGGATGTCCACTTGGGAAGGAGATAGGAAAAAACAAATGATTTGCTTGGGTGGAGTGAGACTGCAAAAGTTGCAGTGTGCAGGAACCTGTATATTAAACACAGAAtcagcatacaggtacagcaggtaaTTAGGAAGGGTAGTGGAATGTTCACGTTTATTGCAAATAGATCGCTGGTGCACTAAGTCCTTGCTAATTGTAAGGGGTAAGGACACTTGTCTTCCGACAGATAACAAAAACATATGAAGAGTACTAAGTCCACTAGTTAACTCACGCCACAATGACATACAACCATCAACTCTGATATCGATATTTACAACTTGTCAGAGGGGTGTAGTACTGCGGTCCTGGCTCTCATGTTCCTGACCTTCAGTGATCCAGTTCCCAACTCCAGCTGGACACTGGCACAGGGTTCCATTAACAGAAATAGACAGTGCTGGAAACGGTccgtaggtcaggtagcatctgtggtggAGACAGAGTCATTGTTTCAGGACAAAGAAGGATCtcagacctgaaatgttgaccctGTTTCTCAagccacagatgcagcctgacccgctgagtgttttcagcactCTCTCGCTGTTTCTGTTCCagattttctgcatctgcagtattatttttttaaatttccactCTCTCAATAACATCTCAGATCTGTGGAATGTGAGTCCATGGATTATAAGGATATTGTGTAGTGATTTAATCACTATTGAAGGATACTTGCGCAGTACGGAGAAAGTTGACTGGGTAGATCACTGAGATGGAGGGGTTGATGCATGAGGAGAAGTTAAGGAAGTTGGGGTTACTCACTGGAAAGGTGGATCCCTTACTCAGCCGTGGGATTCAGAGGGGGTTGACAGGGTGGGTGCTCAGAGGATATTGCCCACGGTGGAGAGATCTAGACAAGGGAGGACATAGATTCAGAGCAAGGAATCTCCAGTTTAAGAAGGAGAAGAGAAATTCATTTGTGGGGGAATGAAGTGGAGGCAGGGATTACCCCCAGTATTTAATCTGCAACAGGGGTGGGGAGGTTCAGAGGAGGAGGTTTCAGGTGTGGATGGAGCAGGGGTGCAGGAGATAGGGTAAGGGAGAAGGAACATGGATGAAGGGAGATGGGGTGGAGGGGATGAGGAGGGCGCAGGGAAgcagtggtggaggggagagggggagggagccaggatggaggagatgaagcagctgggagagagaggaagtggaTCGAGTGGACAGGGGAAGGAACTGAGACGGAAGGGAGCTGAAGAGTAATGTTGAAGGTGTGTTGTCAAACAGTGATtagaggggccgagtggcctgttccTACTGTGTTTATTGCCCATCAAGATAAATTTGAGGATTTCTGGTGCAGAGAATCAGTCATGATTTTACCAAGGGACAGCCCAGACTCAGAGGGCAGCAGACCTTTCTCTCTTTACTAATTCTGTGCTTCCAGGTCTGATAACGTGCGATTTGAACTCCCTCTGGGCGCTATCACTATATAATACTCTAGTGGCCTTTCCACCAGATGGAATGTGTtctgaagacacaagagactgcctCTACTGGAATCTAGAACGTGTAGTccgatggaggaactcagtggggggTGGGGATTGCCGATGTTTCGGGCGGAGAGGTGAAGGGGCCAGCAAAGATTGAAGAATGGGAGTAGCAAGAAAGGATTGCAAGTGATGGGAGGACTGAGGAGGGTGTGAGATGATAGACAAGGTGGTGTGTGGTAAATGGGGGGGGACTGGGGGACAGGGGTAAGTGATTGATAGATGGAGGGAATCTGAAGGAAAAAGGTATTGAGAAACAGGGGGCGTGTGAGGCAGCTGTGGGAGGGTCACATTGTGAGGGGGTgatactgaatcagaatcaggtttattatcactggcatgtgacgtgaaatttgttaacagcagcagcagttcaatgtaatacatatatagaagaagaaaaatcaatcaattacagtatacatatattgaatagattaatgatcatgcaaaaacagaaataatatatattaaaaagtgaggtagtgttcacgggttcaatgcctgtttaggaatcggatggcagaggggaagaagctgttcctgaatcactgagtgtgtgccttcaggaggGTCACtctgagggaggatcacattgtgagaggggtgatactgagggaggatcatattgtgggaggggtgatactggaGGGGGcgatactgagggagtgtcacactgtgggaggggtgatactgagggagggtcacattgtgcGAGGGGtgataccgagggagggtcacattgtgggaggggtgatactgagggagggtcatattgtgggaggggtgatactggaGGGGGcgatactgagggagtgtcacactgtgggaggggtgatactgagggagggtcacattgtgcGAGGGGtgataccgagggagggtcacactgtgggaggggtgatactgagggagggtcactgtgcGAGGGGTGATACTGAAGGAGGGTCacagtgtgggaggggtggtactgaaggagggtcacagtgtgggaggggtggtactgacggaggggagggtcgcactgtgggaggggtgatactgaaggagggtcgcactgtgggaggggtgatacggAGGGAGGGTCTCGGGGAACCCGGTCGCTGTTGTACTGAAGTTTGTGTGATCTTGCTGTGCTGACATGGCGGCCGTGTTCCCCTCATGACAACGGTAGCGACGCAGGCTCATTGTGGCAGGTCAACACCTGTGTGacgcatctctctctccctctccctctccctccagacATCCTGAAGGAGCTGGACGAGTACTACGAGAAGCATCGGCGGGAGACGGACGTGGTGCAGCGCCGGCGCATCTTGCACTACATCCAACGGGCTCTGATCCGCAGCCAGGAGCTGGGTGATGAGAAGATCCAGATCGTCAACCAGATGGTGGAGCAGGTGGAGAACCGGAGCCGGCAGGTGGAGGGGCACGTTGAGCTCTTCGAGAACTGTGCCGACGCCAGTGACGCCAATGGCAAGTCCTCGCTGGACAGGTCCAGGAGCGAGGGCACGGCCCCCGCGGAGAAGGCCAGTGCCAAGAGGTCCAGGAGGCAGCGCAACAATGAGAACCGGGAGATCACTTCCAGCAACCACGACCACGAGGAGACCAGCGCCGGAATGCCCAAGGAGAAGAAGGCAAAGACCTCCAAGAAGAAGAAGAGGTCCAAGGCCAAGGCGGAGAGGGAAGCTTCTCCCACCGACCTCCCCATCGATCCCAACGAGCCCACCTACTGCCTGTGCAACCAGGTCTCCTACGGAGAGATGATCGGCTGTGACAATGATGAATGTCCCATCGAGTGGTTCCACTTCTCCTGTGTGAGCCTCCACCACAAACCCAAAGGCAAATGGTACTGCCCCAAGTGCAGGGGCGAGAATGAGAAGACCATGGACAAAGCACTGGAGAAATCCAAAAAGGAAAGAGCGTATACCAGGTAGTTCCAGGGTCAGTGCCTGCGCTCTGTACAGCAACAGATCCCTGTGTATTTATTACTGACGCGTCCCCCTCGTTCTGGCCGAGTGGATAGTGGGGAGTGTTCTAAAGAAGGCATTTGTTCTGGAGACCAGTTTCTAGGTTTTTTTTCCAAGTAACAGTGAGGACTCAAAGAGCCCAGGTTTTTATGTTTCTTGTCCGGTGCCTGGACTAGTTTTTGTTTTGTAAAAAAAACACTTTCTTGAAAAAAATTGTAAAAATGTCAATTGtcatttcctttttttaaaatctacaTCTCTCTCTGGACAAAAACAATAAAGAAGAGGAAATGGtttttattaaaaatatttatcaGAAATAGCTGCCTTTTTAGTTTCTCAAGAGTTTGTATAAATGTACAGGTAGGAACTTTCCATGTATAGTGTATGATTCACAGTATTGGGGTTTAACCAGATtgtaagaaataattttattgttACTTGTTTAACAGAAACATGTACAGATGTGATATACATTATAAAGGATGAAGGAAGGAGCTGTGTGTGTGATTTGTGCCTCATTCTGCTCTCCAGCCACTGTTCTTGCTTCCCACCTGTCCTTCCTGTGGTTTTCTGTCCCAGTTGCTGTCCTGATGCACTTggctgccccccccacccccgttaaCTTTGCTTCCACAGTCTGTGATTGTGGTGGGAAACTCCACCCCTTTGCCTGGATTCTCAGCAGCGACTAGGGACATGTGGAGAAGCCCCTAAGCTTCAGAAGTTTACTCACCATGTGTATGTGTGGCTGTGTGCGAGTGCAGATACGTGTTGCTGTGCGTGTATGCGTGTACTGTTGTGGCTGTGTAAAACAAttatttcctttacacttgtgtacaggaaattgcattaaacaatcttgaatcttaaaatgtttttgtgtgtgtgtgtgtgtgtgtgttttgctatGTGTGTGAGAGCGCgtgcctgtgtgtatgtgtgtgagtgccCATGcctgtgtatgggtgtgtgtgtgtgtgtgtgtgtgtgtgtgtgtgggtgtgtgtgtgtgtatgggggtgtgtgtgtgtgtgtgtgtgtgtgtgtgtatgggggtgtgtgtgtgtgtgtgtgtatgtgtgtgtgtgtgtgtgtgtatgggggtgtgtgtgtgtgtgtgtgtgtgtgtgtgtgtgtatgggggtgtgtgtgtgtgtgtgtgtgtgtgtgtgtgttttgctatGTGTGT
The DNA window shown above is from Mobula birostris isolate sMobBir1 chromosome 5, sMobBir1.hap1, whole genome shotgun sequence and carries:
- the ing1 gene encoding inhibitor of growth protein 1, with product MLSPANGEQLHAVNYVEDYLDSIESLPFDLQRNVSLMREIDAKYQDILKELDEYYEKHRRETDVVQRRRILHYIQRALIRSQELGDEKIQIVNQMVEQVENRSRQVEGHVELFENCADASDANGKSSLDRSRSEGTAPAEKASAKRSRRQRNNENREITSSNHDHEETSAGMPKEKKAKTSKKKKRSKAKAEREASPTDLPIDPNEPTYCLCNQVSYGEMIGCDNDECPIEWFHFSCVSLHHKPKGKWYCPKCRGENEKTMDKALEKSKKERAYTR